One Drechmeria coniospora strain ARSEF 6962 chromosome 01, whole genome shotgun sequence genomic region harbors:
- a CDS encoding putative ANP1 protein has translation MLLPKGGLNWKAARARLPPTRAIWSFVARTRFLLLVAISSIVVLLWRGIRSSASEMQNFYCWGPSTPPIDMSANEYARWNAHMQTPVVFNRHAPLKIDSASIQHINLNVVKSTRKALVNEEKILILTPLKDAAPYLSKYFELLAELTYPHHLIDLAFLVSDSKDDTLAVLSSELDRIQKRPDHIPFRSAVVVEKDFDFRLSQDVKERHSFEAQGPRRKAMGKARNYLLSAAMKPEHSWVYWRDVDIVDSPPKIIEDFIAHDKDVLVPNIWFHRYRDGVDIEGRFDYNSWIESDKGRRLTESLDKDVVLAEGYKQYDTGRTYMAKMGDWRNNKDEEIELDGIGGVNILVKADVHRSGINFPSYAFENQAETEGFAKMAKRAGYQVVGLPNYIVWHIDTEEKGGNL, from the exons ATGCTTCTCCCGAAAGGCGGACTCAATTGGAAAGCGGCTCGGGCTCGGTTGCCGCCCACGCGGGCAATTTGGAGTTTTGTCGCCCGGACACGCTTCCTCCTACTCGTCGCCATTTccagcatcgtcgtcctgctATGGCGTGGCATCagaagctcggcctcggagaTGCAAAA CTTCTACTGCTGGGGACCCTCAACGCCGCCGATAGATATGTCGGCAAACGAATATGCGAGATGGAATGCGCACATGCAGACTCCCGTCGTTTTCAACCGCCACGCCCCTCTCAAGATCGACTCGGCCTCGATCCAACACATTAACCTCAACGTCGTCAAGTCGACTCGCAAAGCCCTCGTCAACGAGGAGAAGATCCTGATCCTCACTCCTCTCAAGGATGCCGCCCCATACCTATCAAAATACTTTGAGCTTCTCGCCGAGCTCACCTACCCCCACCACCTGATCGACCTTGCCTTCCTCGTATCCGACTCCAAAGACGACACCCTGGCCGTCCTCTCATCCGAACTTGACCGAATCCAAAAGCGGCCGGACCACATACCCTTCCgcagcgccgtcgtcgtcgagaaggacTTTGACTTTCGTCTGAGCCAAGACGTGAAGGAAAGGCATTCCTTCGAGGCCCAAGGTCCGAGACGGAAGGCCATGGGCAAGGCCAGGAACTACCTTCTCTCCGCCGCCATGAAGCCCGAGCATTCGTGGGTCTACTGGCGCGATGTGGACATCGTGGACAGCCCGCCCAAGATTATCGAGGACTTCATTGCCCACGACAAGGATGTTCTGGTTCCCA ACATTTGGTTCCATCGATACAGGGATGGCGTCGACATCGAAGGACGAT TTGACTACAACTCGTGGATCGAGTCGGACAAGGGTCGCAGATTGACCGAGAGCTTGGACAAGGACGTTGTGCTTGCGGAAG GGTACAAGCAGTATGACACCGGACGAACGTACATGGCCAAGATGGGTGACTGGCGAAACAACAAAGACGAAGAgatcgagctcgacggcatcggcggcgtcaatatcctcgtcaaggccgacgtACATCGATCCG GTATCAACTTTCCCTCCTATGCGTTCGAGAACCAGGCGGAGACGGAAGGGTTTGCCAAGATGGCGAAGCGGGCCGGCTACCAAGTCGTTGGTCTTCCCAACTACATCGTCTGGCACATCGACACGGAGGAGAAGGGCGGCAACCTCTGA